From Actinosynnema mirum DSM 43827, a single genomic window includes:
- a CDS encoding LGFP repeat-containing protein has protein sequence MDGQQGGRNAFENSSADNVVQAGTVNGGVHVNSTPPPLANLTPQAAAAQLVAMKTGEAADALAAFPYRTALLTVLLADHEATTIGLLGDMELAVARDLVDALPSPPDWLGGLLTASEGFGNAALGPARNKVRRAAPSPQGSTGFSRDYDKGRAYWSADTLFQTVVHPFLREHDRRGGTGGELGFPVGERAWNCTDDTPGGLFYQRFEGGVIYESSPPRVVRDPDLALFDRFGFPTGDETGLGTFFADQVKGTFQPFERGTAYWVDNVALVREGDSSVLFGVRAT, from the coding sequence ATGGACGGGCAGCAGGGCGGGCGCAACGCCTTCGAGAACAGCAGCGCGGACAACGTCGTCCAGGCCGGGACCGTCAACGGCGGCGTGCACGTCAACAGCACCCCTCCCCCGCTGGCGAACCTGACCCCGCAGGCCGCAGCCGCCCAGCTGGTCGCCATGAAGACCGGTGAGGCCGCCGACGCGCTCGCCGCCTTCCCCTACCGGACCGCGCTGCTGACCGTGCTGCTGGCGGACCACGAGGCCACGACGATCGGGCTGCTCGGCGACATGGAGCTGGCCGTGGCGCGCGACCTCGTGGACGCGCTGCCGTCGCCGCCGGACTGGTTGGGCGGCCTGCTCACCGCAAGCGAGGGGTTCGGGAACGCGGCGTTGGGGCCCGCCAGGAACAAGGTGCGGCGCGCCGCCCCCTCGCCGCAGGGGTCGACCGGGTTCAGCCGCGACTACGACAAGGGGCGCGCCTACTGGAGCGCGGACACCCTGTTCCAGACGGTCGTGCACCCCTTCCTGCGCGAGCACGACCGCCGGGGCGGCACGGGCGGCGAGCTCGGCTTCCCCGTCGGGGAGCGGGCGTGGAACTGCACGGACGACACCCCAGGGGGGCTCTTCTACCAGCGCTTCGAGGGCGGGGTGATCTACGAGAGCAGCCCACCGCGGGTGGTCCGCGATCCGGACCTGGCCCTGTTCGACCGGTTCGGCTTCCCCACCGGGGACGAGACCGGGCTGGGCACGTTCTTCGCCGATCAGGTCAAGGGCACGTTCCAGCCGTTCGAGCGCGGCACGGCCTACTGGGTCGACAACGTGGCCCTGGTGCGCGAGGGCGATTCCAGCGTGCTGTTCGGGGTCCGCGCCACCTAG
- a CDS encoding LGFP repeat-containing protein, with amino-acid sequence MGRSSDDDDQTYRVHNVVRGDVSGPVVQAGRIEGGLTLHGGGLQPSPRPRRLVEPHEVLDLPDAEARRALLDNRDRTFLARAADHDPDRTVELLASLGDDQRDSVLRRTRDLPGWLTELTAALVDLEAAARTWRGFLGAPVDLAHREGPSPHGTTGYGLRFERGAALWCSDSGPRVLMEGVHALHRAQGGATGWLGFPLADELSVTSPQGTDGCAQRFQGGTAYQAGDRAFAVRDTTGVLFERHGFPLGSPLRDGSGWVQEFEGGQVRQQ; translated from the coding sequence ATGGGGCGCAGCAGCGACGATGACGACCAGACCTACCGCGTGCACAACGTCGTCCGCGGCGACGTGAGCGGCCCCGTCGTGCAGGCGGGGCGGATCGAGGGCGGGCTCACGCTGCACGGCGGCGGGTTGCAGCCCTCGCCCCGGCCGAGGCGGCTGGTCGAGCCGCACGAGGTGCTCGACTTACCCGACGCCGAGGCCCGGCGCGCCCTGCTCGACAACCGGGACCGCACGTTCCTGGCCCGCGCCGCCGACCACGACCCCGACCGCACCGTCGAGCTGCTCGCGAGCCTGGGCGACGACCAGCGCGACTCCGTGCTGCGCCGCACCCGCGACCTCCCCGGCTGGCTCACCGAGCTGACCGCCGCGCTCGTCGACCTGGAGGCCGCCGCCCGCACCTGGCGCGGCTTCCTCGGCGCGCCGGTCGACCTCGCGCACCGCGAAGGCCCCTCCCCGCACGGCACCACCGGCTACGGGCTGCGATTCGAGCGCGGCGCCGCGCTGTGGTGCTCGGACTCCGGACCGCGCGTGCTGATGGAGGGGGTGCACGCCCTGCACCGCGCCCAGGGCGGCGCGACGGGCTGGCTGGGGTTCCCGCTCGCCGACGAGCTGAGCGTGACCTCCCCGCAGGGCACCGACGGCTGCGCGCAGCGCTTCCAGGGCGGCACGGCCTACCAGGCGGGCGACCGCGCGTTCGCCGTCCGGGACACCACCGGGGTGCTGTTCGAGCGGCACGGCTTCCCGCTCGGGTCGCCGCTGCGGGACGGGAGCGGGTGGGTGCAGGAGTTCGAGGGCGGCCAGGTCCGGCAGCAGTAG
- a CDS encoding efflux RND transporter permease subunit, producing MSVLARLSLANRGLVALLSLVVLGFGVLALPSLKQQLFPSIELPAAAVVAPYPGASPDLVDSQVAEPIAAAARGVDGVEQVLTRSAESSATVQVMFTYGTDLNTAISQLQQAVNRLGSRLPEGVDPTIVQGSTDDLPVIALAATAGDDDIAMAAKLREQVVPELEAIPGVREATVSGERERQVTVTVDYAKLAAARLEPTALSAALTSAGMTIPAGSVTDGDRSLTVQVGGPVTSIEQLRAVRVNQQVTLGDVATVESAPLPATSITRTDGEPTLGISLTMGSDGNAVQISDEVRAKLGELGSAVGSTLTVSFDQGPAVAKAISGLTTEGLLGLLFAVVVILLFLMSLRSTLVTAVSIPLSVVVALVALWVGDLSLNLLTLGALTIAIGRVVDDSIVVLENIQRHLGYGEEKQKAVLEGTREVAGAVTASTLTTVAVFLPIAFVTGIAGELFSPFAITVTVSLLASLLVSLTIVPVMAFWFLKRPEVPTDPAEAEAARVAALEKEERSKLQRAYVPVLRFATKRRGVTVAASVLIFAVTLGLAGTLQTNFIGDTGGDALQGTQELEPGASLAARDEAAKKVEQVLADTDEVETYQVTLGGGGMLAGFGMGGSSTQISATLREGSDMEAVRERLTERLGELDGAGEVDFSAGAAAGFSSDGIEVLVTAPDAERLKQAADAVQRELTGAPGVGEVTNDLAVSAPRVQVAVREEAARATGLSNQVVGQFAMQALRGTPAGELPIDGATQQIVLRSGVAPTDVAALRELQLPGGVRLGQVADVSVVDGPVQIRRTDGDRSATVTAKATGSDLGTVTTEVTNRVNAVELPEGAETSIGGVSADQAETFADLGLAMLAAIAIVFLIMVATFHSVVQPLILLVSIPFAATGAIGLLLLTGTPLGLPSLIGMLMLVGIVVTNAIVLIDLVNQYRAAGMGVVEAVVEGGRRRLRPILMTAAATIFALLPMALGITGEGAFIGKPLAIVVIGGLLSSTLLTLVLVPTLYTIVENRKERRAAKRAARRNEQPERETASV from the coding sequence ATGTCCGTGCTGGCTCGGCTCAGCCTGGCCAACCGGGGGCTCGTCGCGCTGCTGAGCCTGGTCGTCCTCGGTTTCGGGGTGCTGGCGCTCCCCTCGCTCAAGCAGCAGCTGTTCCCGTCCATCGAGCTGCCCGCCGCGGCCGTGGTCGCGCCGTACCCCGGCGCCTCCCCGGACCTGGTGGACAGCCAGGTCGCCGAGCCCATCGCGGCGGCGGCCCGCGGGGTCGACGGCGTCGAGCAGGTGCTGACCCGCTCCGCCGAGAGCTCCGCGACGGTGCAGGTGATGTTCACCTACGGCACCGACCTGAACACCGCGATCTCGCAGCTCCAGCAGGCGGTGAACCGGCTCGGCTCCCGGCTTCCCGAGGGCGTCGACCCGACCATCGTGCAGGGCAGCACCGACGACCTCCCGGTGATCGCGCTGGCCGCGACCGCCGGTGACGACGACATCGCGATGGCGGCGAAGCTGCGCGAGCAGGTCGTCCCGGAGCTGGAGGCCATCCCCGGCGTGCGCGAGGCCACCGTCAGCGGTGAGCGCGAGCGCCAGGTGACGGTGACCGTCGACTACGCGAAGCTCGCCGCCGCGCGGCTGGAGCCGACCGCGCTCAGCGCGGCGCTGACCAGCGCGGGCATGACCATCCCGGCGGGCTCCGTCACGGACGGCGACCGCTCGCTGACCGTGCAGGTCGGCGGCCCGGTGACCTCGATCGAGCAGCTGCGCGCGGTCCGGGTCAACCAGCAGGTGACGCTCGGTGACGTGGCGACGGTGGAGTCCGCGCCGCTGCCCGCGACCTCGATCACCCGCACCGACGGCGAGCCCACGCTCGGCATCAGCCTGACCATGGGCTCGGACGGCAACGCGGTGCAGATCTCCGACGAGGTCCGCGCGAAGCTGGGCGAGCTGGGCTCGGCGGTCGGCAGCACGCTGACCGTCTCGTTCGACCAGGGCCCGGCGGTCGCCAAGGCGATCAGCGGCCTGACCACGGAGGGCCTGCTGGGCCTGCTGTTCGCGGTCGTGGTCATCCTGCTGTTCCTGATGTCGCTGCGCTCGACCCTGGTGACGGCGGTGTCGATCCCGCTGTCGGTGGTCGTGGCGCTGGTGGCGCTGTGGGTGGGCGACCTGTCGCTGAACCTGCTGACGCTGGGCGCGCTGACCATCGCGATCGGCCGCGTCGTGGACGACTCGATCGTGGTGCTGGAGAACATCCAGCGGCACCTCGGGTACGGCGAGGAGAAGCAGAAGGCGGTGCTGGAGGGCACCCGCGAGGTGGCGGGCGCGGTGACCGCGTCGACGCTGACCACGGTGGCGGTGTTCCTGCCGATCGCGTTCGTGACCGGCATCGCGGGCGAGCTGTTCAGCCCGTTCGCGATCACGGTGACCGTGTCGCTGCTGGCGTCGCTGCTGGTGTCGCTGACGATCGTGCCGGTGATGGCGTTCTGGTTCCTCAAGCGCCCCGAGGTGCCGACCGATCCGGCCGAGGCCGAGGCGGCGCGCGTCGCGGCGCTGGAGAAGGAGGAGCGCAGCAAGCTCCAGCGGGCGTACGTGCCGGTGCTGCGGTTCGCGACCAAGCGGCGCGGGGTGACCGTCGCCGCGTCGGTGCTGATCTTCGCCGTGACGTTGGGCCTGGCGGGCACGCTGCAGACGAACTTCATCGGCGACACCGGCGGCGACGCGCTGCAGGGCACGCAGGAGCTGGAGCCGGGCGCGAGCCTGGCGGCGCGCGACGAGGCCGCGAAGAAGGTCGAGCAGGTGCTCGCCGACACCGACGAGGTCGAGACCTACCAGGTCACGCTCGGCGGCGGCGGGATGCTGGCGGGCTTCGGCATGGGCGGCAGCAGCACGCAGATCAGCGCGACGCTGCGCGAGGGCTCCGACATGGAGGCGGTGCGCGAGCGGCTGACCGAGCGGTTGGGCGAACTCGACGGCGCGGGCGAGGTGGACTTCAGCGCGGGCGCTGCGGCCGGGTTCTCCAGCGACGGCATCGAGGTCCTGGTGACCGCGCCGGACGCGGAGCGCCTCAAGCAGGCGGCGGACGCGGTGCAGCGCGAGCTGACCGGCGCTCCGGGCGTCGGCGAGGTGACCAACGACCTCGCGGTGAGCGCGCCTCGGGTGCAGGTGGCGGTGCGCGAGGAGGCGGCGCGGGCGACCGGGCTGTCCAACCAGGTCGTGGGCCAGTTCGCGATGCAGGCGCTGCGCGGCACCCCCGCCGGTGAGCTGCCGATCGACGGCGCGACGCAGCAGATCGTGCTGCGCTCGGGCGTCGCGCCGACCGACGTGGCGGCGCTGCGCGAGCTCCAGCTGCCGGGCGGGGTGCGGCTGGGGCAGGTGGCGGACGTGTCCGTGGTGGACGGTCCGGTGCAGATCCGGCGCACCGACGGCGACCGCAGCGCGACCGTGACGGCGAAGGCCACCGGGTCCGACCTGGGCACGGTCACCACCGAGGTCACCAACCGGGTGAACGCGGTGGAGCTGCCGGAGGGCGCGGAGACGTCGATCGGCGGCGTGAGCGCGGACCAGGCCGAGACGTTCGCGGACCTGGGGCTGGCGATGCTGGCGGCCATCGCGATCGTGTTCCTGATCATGGTGGCGACGTTCCACAGCGTCGTGCAGCCGCTGATCCTGCTGGTGTCGATCCCGTTCGCGGCGACCGGCGCGATCGGCCTGCTGCTGCTGACCGGCACCCCGCTGGGGCTGCCGTCGCTGATCGGGATGCTGATGCTGGTCGGCATCGTGGTGACGAACGCGATCGTGCTGATCGACCTGGTGAACCAGTACCGGGCGGCGGGCATGGGCGTGGTCGAGGCGGTGGTCGAGGGCGGCAGGCGCAGGCTGCGGCCGATCCTGATGACCGCGGCGGCGACGATCTTCGCGCTGCTGCCGATGGCGCTGGGCATCACCGGCGAGGGCGCGTTCATCGGCAAGCCGCTGGCGATCGTGGTGATCGGCGGCCTGCTCAGCTCGACGCTGCTGACCCTGGTGCTGGTGCCCACGCTGTACACGATCGTGGAGAACCGGAAGGAGCGCCGCGCGGCCAAGCGCGCGGCGAGGCGCAACGAGCAGCCGGAGCGGGAGACCGCGTCGGTGTAG
- a CDS encoding Acg family FMN-binding oxidoreductase: protein MALGLTNDEVTAALEAASLAPSVHNTQPWLFRVAEDRIELHADTSRALRATDPEDRELRLSCGAALLNLRVALEGAGVRTTVAVAHGTGSGALAVLRRVGGAAQPEPALVAAIPRRRTNRRPFRADPVPLGFRTALVRAAERERSWLHVVTDREERARLRGMVARAHRELDADPRVQAELRRWTGLRVGADGVPTRAAGPRPAAGDEWATRDFLARGLPERVGAAESGGGDLVAVLCSYHDGPAAEVRAGQAMQRVLLTATSLGLSASFLSQPVEVPAIREEVRLLAGGPFPQTVLRLGFGEPVPPTPRRSVADLLMG from the coding sequence ATGGCGCTGGGGCTGACCAACGACGAGGTGACGGCCGCACTGGAAGCGGCCTCCCTCGCCCCATCGGTGCACAACACGCAGCCCTGGCTGTTCCGGGTCGCGGAAGACCGGATCGAGCTGCACGCGGACACCTCGCGCGCGCTGCGCGCCACCGACCCGGAGGACCGCGAGCTGCGGCTCTCCTGCGGTGCGGCGCTGCTGAACCTGCGCGTGGCGCTGGAGGGCGCGGGGGTCCGGACCACGGTCGCCGTCGCGCACGGGACGGGGTCCGGCGCGCTGGCCGTGCTGCGGCGGGTCGGCGGCGCGGCCCAGCCGGAGCCCGCGCTGGTCGCGGCGATCCCGCGGCGGCGCACGAACCGCAGGCCGTTCCGCGCCGACCCGGTGCCGCTGGGGTTCCGGACGGCGCTGGTGCGCGCGGCGGAGCGGGAGCGGTCCTGGTTGCACGTGGTGACCGACCGGGAGGAGCGGGCGCGGTTGCGCGGGATGGTCGCGCGGGCGCACCGGGAGCTGGACGCCGACCCCCGCGTGCAGGCGGAGCTGCGGCGGTGGACGGGGCTGCGGGTGGGCGCGGACGGCGTGCCGACCAGGGCCGCCGGGCCCCGGCCCGCCGCCGGTGACGAGTGGGCGACGCGGGACTTCCTGGCGCGCGGCCTGCCGGAGCGGGTGGGCGCGGCCGAGTCCGGCGGCGGCGACCTGGTGGCGGTGCTGTGCTCGTACCACGACGGCCCGGCGGCGGAGGTGCGGGCGGGGCAGGCGATGCAGCGGGTGCTGCTGACGGCGACCTCGCTGGGGCTGTCCGCGTCGTTCCTGTCGCAGCCGGTGGAGGTGCCCGCGATCCGCGAGGAGGTGCGCCTGCTGGCGGGCGGGCCGTTCCCGCAGACGGTGCTGCGGCTGGGCTTCGGCGAGCCGGTCCCGCCGACGCCCCGGCGCTCGGTGGCCGACCTGCTGATGGGCTGA
- a CDS encoding MFS transporter encodes MSLLDVSIVSVALPSMQRGLGTSPAGVQWVVSGYALAFGLVLVTAGRLGDAYGRRRVFLLALAAFIAFSALAGLAPTTEVLVVARLLQGAAAGALAPQNSALIQQLFRDAERARAFGFFGAVVGISTAVGPVAGGAILAVAGEDDGWRWVFYVNVPIGLVALVLAARLLPRASVGERGRLDLLGVLLLGAGVLAVLLPLVLAESGGLTALWWLFPVGAALLAAFVVWERRTAARGGDPLLDVTLLTAVPGYASGLLLGTCYFVGFSGIWLVFALFFQTGLGYTPLESGLAVTPFAVGSAASALVGGRLVSRWGRKLTVLGLALVVAGLVATGLLLRLAPPHLAGWWAACALLVGGVGGGWVISPNTTLTLRNVPVRMAGAAGGALQTGQRIGAAIGSAALAGLFYLVLADTGQDYGAAVSLAIWTAAGAVVVALGVAVWELHAVGRPEEGRDFAAAD; translated from the coding sequence ATGAGCCTCCTGGACGTCAGCATCGTCTCCGTCGCCCTGCCCTCCATGCAGCGCGGCCTCGGCACCTCGCCGGCGGGCGTGCAGTGGGTGGTCTCCGGGTACGCGCTCGCGTTCGGCCTGGTCCTGGTCACCGCGGGCAGGCTCGGCGACGCCTACGGCAGGCGCCGGGTGTTCCTGCTGGCGCTGGCGGCGTTCATCGCGTTCAGCGCGCTCGCCGGGCTCGCGCCCACGACCGAGGTGCTGGTGGTCGCCCGGCTGCTGCAGGGCGCGGCGGCGGGCGCGCTGGCCCCGCAGAACTCGGCCCTGATCCAGCAGCTGTTCCGGGACGCGGAGCGGGCGCGCGCGTTCGGCTTCTTCGGCGCGGTGGTCGGCATCTCCACGGCGGTGGGCCCGGTGGCGGGCGGCGCGATCCTGGCCGTGGCGGGCGAGGACGACGGCTGGCGCTGGGTGTTCTACGTGAACGTCCCGATCGGACTGGTCGCGCTGGTCCTGGCGGCCAGGCTGCTGCCGAGGGCGAGCGTCGGCGAGCGGGGCCGTCTCGACCTGCTCGGCGTGCTGCTGCTGGGCGCGGGCGTGCTGGCCGTGCTGCTGCCGCTGGTGCTGGCCGAGTCGGGCGGCCTGACGGCGCTGTGGTGGCTGTTCCCGGTGGGCGCGGCGCTGCTGGCGGCGTTCGTGGTGTGGGAGCGCCGCACGGCCGCGCGCGGCGGCGACCCGCTGCTCGACGTGACCCTGCTGACCGCCGTCCCCGGCTACGCCTCCGGGCTGCTGCTGGGAACCTGCTACTTCGTGGGCTTCAGCGGGATCTGGCTGGTGTTCGCGCTGTTCTTCCAGACCGGCCTCGGCTACACCCCGCTGGAGTCGGGCCTGGCGGTGACCCCGTTCGCGGTGGGCTCGGCGGCGTCCGCGCTCGTCGGCGGCAGGCTGGTGAGCCGCTGGGGCCGCAAGCTGACCGTTCTGGGCCTGGCCCTGGTCGTGGCGGGCCTGGTGGCGACCGGCCTGCTCCTGCGCCTGGCCCCGCCGCACCTGGCGGGCTGGTGGGCCGCCTGCGCGCTGCTGGTCGGCGGTGTCGGCGGCGGCTGGGTGATCTCCCCGAACACCACGCTGACGCTGCGCAACGTGCCGGTCCGCATGGCGGGCGCGGCGGGCGGCGCCCTCCAGACCGGCCAGCGCATCGGCGCGGCGATCGGCAGCGCCGCGCTCGCCGGGCTGTTCTACCTGGTGCTGGCGGACACCGGTCAGGACTACGGCGCCGCGGTGTCCCTGGCGATCTGGACCGCGGCGGGGGCCGTGGTGGTGGCGCTGGGCGTCGCGGTGTGGGAGCTGCACGCGGTCGGCCGGCCCGAGGAGGGCCGGGACTTCGCGGCGGCCGACTAG
- a CDS encoding SRPBCC family protein → MNRSTMPPTATGTLAGTPGGVDLVLTRTFRADVEDVWASVTESDRTARWFGPWEGEGRAGGTVRVRLEFEDGQPTCDLRVEACEAPGRLVLTMLGTGATWPIELLVVPVEAGETELRLVHHLGDDGGIGEIGPGWEYYLDLLVAAREGAEAPSFEDYYPALKPHFDALKR, encoded by the coding sequence GTGAACAGGAGCACCATGCCCCCGACCGCCACCGGAACGCTCGCCGGGACGCCCGGCGGCGTCGACCTCGTGCTGACCCGGACGTTCCGCGCGGACGTCGAGGACGTGTGGGCGTCCGTCACCGAGTCCGACCGGACGGCCCGCTGGTTCGGGCCGTGGGAGGGCGAGGGCAGAGCGGGCGGGACGGTGCGGGTGCGGCTGGAGTTCGAGGACGGGCAGCCGACGTGCGACCTGCGGGTGGAGGCCTGCGAGGCGCCGGGCAGGCTCGTGCTGACCATGCTGGGCACCGGGGCGACGTGGCCGATCGAGCTGCTGGTCGTGCCCGTCGAGGCGGGGGAGACCGAGCTGCGGCTGGTCCACCACCTGGGGGACGACGGCGGGATCGGCGAGATCGGGCCGGGGTGGGAGTACTACCTGGACCTGCTGGTCGCGGCGCGCGAGGGCGCGGAGGCGCCGTCGTTCGAGGACTACTACCCGGCGCTCAAGCCGCACTTCGACGCGCTCAAGCGCTGA
- a CDS encoding COX15/CtaA family protein translates to MQPTWKQRIVQSHRGLAIAAVVANVVIAGTGSTVRVTGSGLGCTEWPHCLPGSFVPVEHPELAMLNQWIEYGNRLLAVVVGVIGVLCLLAAWWSRPLRTRVLLLSAVMTGGVFAQAVIGGITVNLGLLWWTVAFHFIVSPVLAWYAVLLWRSLDEEDGPARPIAGALAQRLLVAAVVVLAALMVVGTMVTGAGPHAGDADVARFDAPVETLAQAHSVLLYAFLAVLAALGWSLRGAGVRKPYAVLLVAVLLQGAVGFAQYFTGVPAVLVVVHVLGSMAVVVAMANLWTACRVREPATDQVVLAA, encoded by the coding sequence GTGCAGCCCACCTGGAAGCAGCGGATCGTCCAGTCCCACCGCGGCCTCGCGATCGCGGCTGTCGTCGCCAACGTCGTCATCGCGGGCACCGGGTCCACCGTGCGGGTGACCGGTTCCGGGCTCGGCTGCACCGAGTGGCCGCACTGCCTGCCCGGCAGCTTCGTGCCCGTCGAGCACCCCGAGCTGGCGATGCTCAACCAGTGGATCGAGTACGGCAACCGGCTGCTCGCCGTCGTGGTCGGCGTCATCGGGGTGCTCTGCCTGCTCGCCGCCTGGTGGTCGAGGCCGCTGCGCACCCGCGTGCTGCTGCTGTCCGCCGTCATGACCGGCGGGGTGTTCGCGCAGGCCGTGATCGGCGGCATCACGGTCAACCTCGGGCTGCTCTGGTGGACCGTCGCCTTCCACTTCATCGTCTCGCCGGTGCTCGCCTGGTACGCGGTGCTGCTCTGGCGCTCGCTGGACGAGGAGGACGGTCCGGCGCGGCCGATCGCCGGGGCGCTCGCGCAGCGGCTGCTGGTCGCGGCGGTCGTGGTGCTGGCCGCGCTGATGGTCGTCGGCACGATGGTCACCGGCGCCGGTCCGCACGCGGGCGACGCCGACGTGGCCCGGTTCGACGCGCCCGTCGAGACGCTCGCCCAGGCGCACTCGGTGCTGCTGTACGCGTTCCTCGCGGTGCTGGCCGCGCTCGGCTGGTCGTTGCGCGGGGCCGGGGTGCGCAAGCCGTACGCGGTGCTGCTGGTGGCGGTACTGCTGCAGGGCGCGGTCGGGTTCGCGCAGTACTTCACCGGGGTGCCCGCCGTGCTGGTGGTGGTGCACGTGCTCGGGTCGATGGCGGTCGTGGTCGCGATGGCGAACCTGTGGACGGCCTGCCGCGTCCGCGAGCCCGCGACCGACCAGGTGGTGCTCGCGGCCTGA
- a CDS encoding putative bifunctional diguanylate cyclase/phosphodiesterase has translation MKRPPVPVAADVPPASGSAHGTGRRTLHRIRVLTTVFAWLGGVLTIGSLVATGEGPLPIGVAALVAGVLACWLRVPRDAWWIPPLEGVVAFAALLLLPDPQVVVGFVIGATVRRALYPEDAGFWAKSAVVVGGYLTGLAASLLWGWGAIRPELLPTLLMPLAGMAVAAAALHEAARAVLRAESAQRGAEHARATATAVLQASPIGLVLLDSGGVPVLHNERAQFLLDWAGQNGAAVPCPHGPNIAVCEKGCRDADAEPVEVWVADRDRVLALHPVRVEQAGDEDRTLVAAVDISVRRRLEDELRHRSERDVLTGLTSRSHFLHLLDRALRAGDVGLLVLDLDQFKEVNDTEGHDAGDQCLVAASRRIRAAVEPDAVAARLGGDEFAVLAPGLDEQACGQLAKSVLAELEKPWSDLGYDVRMQASIGVAVSSAAAGVVGTAELLRDADTAMYVAKREGGARARSFRREMGEQALARQRDKLDLRAAIGTDQLVLHYQPIVDLATTAISGAEALVRWERPGRGLLGPGEFIGLAEQTGLIVPLGSSVLTSACTQAAGWRAAGRELGVTVNVSTRQLSAPGFLAALAKSLDVSGLQASALTIEVTESVWADEAAMRALMAVRETGVRVALDDFGTGYSSLSYLHRYPFDVVKIDKSFTWALGDTGRTAGVVRCIIDLADVLGAVTVAEGIETPEQAEWLRRAGCGFGQGFLFGRPDLPRNLALPQVGR, from the coding sequence GTGAAACGTCCACCCGTTCCCGTGGCCGCGGACGTGCCTCCCGCCTCGGGCTCGGCGCACGGCACCGGTCGCAGGACGCTGCACCGGATCAGGGTGCTGACCACCGTCTTCGCCTGGCTCGGCGGGGTCCTCACGATCGGCAGCCTCGTCGCGACCGGTGAGGGGCCGCTCCCGATCGGGGTGGCCGCGCTGGTCGCCGGTGTCCTCGCGTGCTGGCTGCGGGTTCCCCGCGACGCGTGGTGGATCCCGCCGCTGGAGGGCGTGGTCGCGTTCGCCGCGCTGCTCCTGCTGCCCGACCCGCAGGTCGTCGTGGGCTTCGTCATCGGCGCCACGGTCCGCCGCGCCCTCTACCCCGAGGACGCCGGGTTCTGGGCCAAGTCCGCCGTGGTCGTCGGCGGCTACCTCACCGGCCTGGCCGCGTCGCTGCTCTGGGGCTGGGGCGCGATCCGCCCCGAGCTGCTGCCGACCCTGCTGATGCCGCTGGCGGGCATGGCCGTCGCCGCCGCCGCGCTGCACGAGGCCGCGCGCGCGGTGCTGCGCGCCGAGTCGGCCCAGCGCGGCGCCGAGCACGCCCGCGCCACCGCCACCGCCGTCCTGCAGGCCAGCCCGATCGGCCTGGTGCTGCTCGACTCCGGCGGCGTGCCCGTGCTGCACAACGAGCGCGCCCAGTTCCTGCTGGACTGGGCGGGCCAGAACGGGGCCGCCGTGCCCTGCCCGCACGGCCCCAACATCGCGGTGTGCGAGAAGGGCTGCCGCGACGCCGACGCCGAGCCCGTGGAGGTCTGGGTCGCCGACCGCGACCGCGTCCTCGCGCTGCACCCGGTGCGCGTCGAGCAGGCGGGCGACGAGGACCGCACCCTGGTGGCCGCCGTGGACATCAGCGTCCGCCGCCGCCTGGAGGACGAGCTGCGGCACCGCTCCGAGCGCGACGTCCTCACCGGCCTGACCAGCCGCTCGCACTTCCTGCACCTGCTGGACCGCGCGCTGCGCGCGGGCGACGTCGGCCTGCTCGTGCTCGACCTGGACCAGTTCAAGGAGGTCAACGACACCGAGGGCCACGACGCGGGCGACCAGTGCCTGGTGGCAGCCTCCCGCCGCATCCGCGCCGCCGTCGAACCGGACGCGGTCGCCGCGCGCCTGGGCGGCGACGAGTTCGCGGTGCTGGCGCCGGGCCTGGACGAGCAGGCCTGCGGCCAGCTCGCGAAGTCCGTGCTGGCGGAGCTGGAGAAGCCCTGGTCGGACCTGGGGTACGACGTGCGGATGCAGGCCAGCATCGGCGTCGCGGTGTCCTCGGCGGCGGCGGGGGTGGTCGGCACCGCGGAGCTGCTGCGCGACGCCGACACCGCGATGTACGTGGCCAAGCGCGAGGGCGGCGCGCGCGCCCGCTCCTTCCGCAGGGAGATGGGCGAGCAGGCGCTGGCCCGCCAGCGCGACAAGCTCGACCTGCGCGCCGCGATCGGCACGGATCAGCTGGTCCTGCACTACCAGCCCATCGTGGACCTGGCCACCACGGCGATCTCCGGCGCGGAGGCCCTGGTCCGCTGGGAGCGGCCGGGGCGGGGGCTGCTCGGACCGGGCGAGTTCATCGGCCTGGCCGAGCAGACCGGCCTGATCGTGCCGCTGGGGTCGAGCGTGCTCACCTCCGCGTGCACCCAGGCCGCTGGTTGGCGCGCGGCCGGGCGCGAGCTGGGCGTCACGGTCAACGTGTCCACCAGGCAGCTGTCCGCGCCCGGTTTCCTGGCCGCGCTGGCGAAGTCCCTGGACGTGTCGGGCTTGCAGGCCTCGGCGCTGACCATCGAGGTGACCGAGTCGGTGTGGGCGGACGAGGCGGCGATGCGGGCGCTGATGGCGGTGCGGGAGACGGGCGTGCGGGTGGCCCTGGACGACTTCGGCACCGGCTACTCGTCCCTGAGCTACCTGCACCGCTACCCGTTCGACGTGGTGAAGATCGACAAGTCGTTCACCTGGGCCCTCGGCGACACCGGCCGCACGGCGGGCGTGGTGCGCTGCATCATCGACCTGGCGGACGTGCTGGGCGCGGTCACCGTCGCGGAGGGCATCGAGACGCCGGAGCAGGCGGAGTGGCTGCGCAGGGCGGGGTGCGGGTTCGGGCAGGGCTTCTTGTTCGGCCGCCCTGATCTGCCGCGCAACTTGGCGCTTCCGCAGGTCGGGCGCTGA